A region of Granulibacter bethesdensis DNA encodes the following proteins:
- a CDS encoding alpha-1,4-glucan--maltose-1-phosphate maltosyltransferase, which translates to MQVLDQIAKPASQYMTGTKAVTLARLPALPALEREEDWQTILHRMTQFRQDGLTHVVVTARFAADAGGISAPLLSSLIRQARAVEIGVILGIETVDLDTLPSLAPILDTLDGLLIGGLQNTSPAAIRHFTDMASREGILLIGDMAGTPIHRLPDFEQTGLTHVLSSYPWWDGAGIWFWRELAALQRIAAVIHPLPEHGDDAHFIFQAELAAILGTGLSVTASWGQADHQASARATALRHANDRAHFLASFSRSAVLMNAPGAELIACLRIGTDGSGRLMLANTSTTSSVAPPADLLAASRTALSLRNPVPIIISPLGTVEIEVSPAPPIIEGASLSITDSALNASHWARIAIENVSPAVDDGDFPARRIVGEIVTVEADILCEGHDVQAVSVLWRAKDETGWHESRMQPLGNDRWQGSFPLTRLGDHVFCIEAWRDEFGTYREELRKKYEAGNDITLELQEGRLLVERLIKGQDNVPDGLKALTSADDQATRAALLAPGTAEHLASLDPRPFRTRSAFYPVEAERQAARFASWYEIFPRSMSDDPERHGTFRDVEKHLPRIRDMGFDVLYFPPIHPIGRQNRKGRNNTLTPSDTDPGSPYAIGSEVGGHDALHPELGTLEDFRHLRDEATRHGLELALDFAVQCSPDHPWLKQHPGWFAWRPDGTIKYAENPPKKYQDIVNVDFYSDKAVPDLWVALYNVVMMWVTEGVRIFRVDNPHTKPFPFWQWLIAEIRKTHPDTLFLAEAFTRPKIMYRLAKIGFSQSYTYFTWRNGKAELTEYLQELTGTSAREFLRPNFFVNTPDINPIFLQTSGRPGFRIRAALAATLSGLWGVYSGFELCEGRALPGKEEYADSEKYEIKAWDWDRPGNIVEDIRLLNRLRRDNPALQSHLTVRFLTAWNDAVLFYEKATPDRKNVLLIAVTVDPFNAQETDIELPLWLWNLPDHGSLAMEDLISGDDFLWTGKIQHIRLDPWTRPYAIWRARPAT; encoded by the coding sequence ATGCAAGTTCTGGATCAGATCGCCAAGCCAGCCAGTCAATATATGACAGGGACAAAAGCCGTCACTCTTGCTCGCCTCCCAGCTCTGCCCGCGCTGGAGCGGGAGGAGGACTGGCAGACCATCCTGCACCGGATGACCCAATTCAGGCAGGATGGATTGACCCATGTCGTAGTGACCGCCCGCTTTGCGGCAGATGCGGGCGGGATCAGTGCTCCCCTGCTCAGTAGTCTGATACGACAGGCGCGTGCGGTGGAAATCGGCGTCATCCTTGGGATCGAGACTGTTGATCTGGATACTCTGCCATCCCTTGCTCCCATTCTGGACACGCTGGACGGCCTCCTGATTGGCGGATTGCAGAACACCTCACCGGCAGCAATCCGTCATTTCACCGACATGGCATCCCGGGAAGGCATCCTTCTGATCGGGGATATGGCCGGAACACCCATCCATCGTCTGCCGGATTTCGAGCAGACAGGCCTGACCCATGTTCTTTCATCCTATCCCTGGTGGGATGGAGCCGGGATATGGTTCTGGCGGGAACTGGCTGCCCTGCAACGGATTGCCGCGGTCATTCATCCGCTGCCGGAGCATGGCGATGACGCCCACTTTATTTTTCAGGCTGAACTGGCGGCCATCCTGGGCACCGGCCTGTCGGTTACGGCTTCATGGGGGCAGGCGGATCATCAGGCTTCTGCCCGAGCGACCGCCCTCCGTCATGCCAATGATCGGGCGCATTTTCTGGCCAGCTTCAGTCGCAGCGCCGTTCTGATGAATGCTCCCGGTGCGGAATTGATCGCGTGCCTGCGCATTGGAACCGATGGGTCGGGCCGTCTCATGCTGGCGAATACGAGCACAACATCCAGTGTCGCCCCTCCGGCTGATCTGCTGGCCGCATCCCGCACAGCGCTTTCCCTGCGCAATCCGGTTCCGATCATCATCAGCCCGCTCGGCACGGTGGAAATTGAGGTTTCGCCCGCTCCTCCAATTATCGAGGGTGCATCTCTTTCCATCACCGATTCAGCACTGAATGCCAGCCATTGGGCACGGATTGCCATTGAGAATGTCAGCCCGGCTGTGGATGACGGAGACTTTCCCGCCCGACGCATCGTCGGCGAAATCGTCACGGTGGAAGCGGATATTCTCTGCGAAGGCCATGACGTTCAGGCAGTCAGCGTATTGTGGCGCGCAAAGGACGAAACCGGCTGGCATGAAAGCCGGATGCAGCCGCTGGGCAATGACCGGTGGCAGGGTTCCTTTCCCCTGACCAGGCTGGGAGACCACGTCTTCTGTATCGAGGCATGGCGGGATGAATTCGGCACCTATCGCGAGGAACTGCGCAAAAAATACGAGGCCGGAAACGACATCACGCTGGAGCTTCAGGAAGGAAGATTGCTGGTCGAGCGTCTGATCAAGGGGCAGGATAATGTGCCGGATGGCCTGAAAGCCCTGACCTCTGCCGATGATCAAGCCACACGGGCTGCGCTGCTGGCGCCGGGAACAGCAGAACACCTGGCCTCCCTTGATCCTCGTCCATTCCGGACACGCTCAGCTTTTTATCCTGTCGAAGCAGAACGACAGGCGGCACGTTTTGCGAGCTGGTACGAAATATTCCCACGCTCCATGAGCGATGATCCGGAGCGCCATGGCACCTTCCGGGATGTAGAAAAACATCTGCCCCGTATCCGCGACATGGGCTTCGATGTGCTGTATTTCCCTCCGATCCATCCTATTGGTCGGCAAAATCGCAAAGGGCGCAACAATACCCTGACGCCTTCCGATACCGATCCGGGCAGCCCCTATGCCATCGGATCAGAGGTGGGCGGCCATGATGCCCTTCATCCCGAACTGGGAACGCTGGAGGATTTCCGGCATCTGCGCGACGAGGCCACACGGCACGGGCTGGAATTGGCGTTGGATTTCGCGGTGCAGTGCTCCCCCGATCATCCATGGCTGAAACAGCACCCCGGCTGGTTTGCATGGCGCCCGGATGGCACGATCAAATATGCTGAAAATCCACCCAAAAAATATCAGGACATCGTCAATGTCGATTTTTACAGCGACAAGGCGGTACCTGATTTATGGGTTGCCCTCTATAATGTGGTGATGATGTGGGTCACGGAGGGTGTGCGGATCTTCCGTGTGGATAATCCACACACGAAACCGTTCCCGTTCTGGCAATGGTTGATTGCCGAAATACGCAAGACCCACCCCGACACGCTGTTTCTGGCCGAGGCATTTACCCGGCCCAAAATCATGTATCGTCTGGCGAAAATCGGTTTCTCCCAGTCCTACACTTACTTTACCTGGCGCAATGGAAAAGCAGAGCTGACAGAGTATCTGCAGGAACTGACCGGCACATCAGCACGGGAATTTTTGAGGCCCAATTTTTTCGTCAATACGCCGGACATCAACCCCATTTTTCTCCAGACATCTGGGCGTCCGGGTTTTCGTATCCGCGCTGCACTGGCGGCAACATTGTCGGGATTGTGGGGCGTCTATAGTGGATTTGAACTCTGCGAGGGCCGTGCCCTGCCCGGCAAGGAAGAATATGCCGATTCCGAAAAATATGAGATCAAGGCATGGGACTGGGATCGCCCCGGCAATATCGTCGAGGATATTCGCCTGCTCAACCGTCTGCGACGCGACAATCCGGCCCTTCAATCCCATTTGACGGTGCGGTTTCTGACTGCATGGAATGATGCTGTCCTGTTCTACGAAAAGGCCACTCCCGACCGGAAAAACGTTCTGCTGATTGCGGTGACCGTTGATCCTTTCAATGCTCAGGAGACAGACATCGAATTACCCCTTTGGCTCTGGAATCTGCCAGATCACGGTTCACTTGCGATGGAGGATCTCATCTCCGGCGATGATTTCCTCTGGACCGGAAAAATCCAGCATATCCGGCTTGATCCATGGACACGCCCCTATGCCATCTGGCGTGCCAGACCCGCCACCTGA
- a CDS encoding response regulator has translation MTRMQSLSRDELLQALPYARRYARALAGNQEKGDALVASSLRQALTATESRYPQDSARFALYHWVTQQFSVEAPSDHGPLSIQQRQSLLLSHLEEVPAEAIGPIMGLSKDQAASLLADARSNLRNAASANVLIIEDEPIIAMDIEELVQSCGHHVVGLAASEQEAVEMALKHRPGLILADINLGKGGDGMQAVSRILAHHQAPVIFVTAYPERLLTGEHTEPAFVITKPFEPMTLAITTYQAVTGGVSLG, from the coding sequence ATGACACGGATGCAGAGCCTGTCCCGCGATGAACTGCTTCAAGCCCTGCCCTATGCACGCCGTTACGCCAGAGCACTGGCTGGAAATCAGGAAAAAGGCGATGCCCTGGTTGCCTCCAGCCTGCGGCAGGCACTGACCGCTACAGAGTCGCGTTATCCACAGGATAGTGCCCGTTTCGCGCTGTATCATTGGGTCACACAGCAGTTTTCTGTTGAAGCCCCATCAGATCATGGACCTCTTTCGATCCAGCAGCGGCAGAGTCTTCTTCTTTCCCATCTGGAAGAAGTCCCGGCGGAGGCGATCGGACCCATTATGGGCCTGAGCAAGGATCAGGCGGCCTCCCTGTTGGCGGATGCGCGCAGCAATCTACGTAATGCTGCTTCGGCCAATGTTCTGATTATCGAGGATGAGCCGATTATCGCGATGGATATTGAGGAGCTGGTGCAAAGCTGCGGCCATCATGTCGTCGGGCTGGCAGCCTCGGAGCAGGAAGCCGTGGAGATGGCCCTGAAACACCGCCCCGGCCTGATTCTGGCCGATATCAATCTTGGCAAGGGAGGAGACGGCATGCAGGCTGTCTCCCGTATTCTGGCGCACCATCAGGCACCGGTGATTTTCGTGACGGCCTATCCGGAGCGTCTGTTGACCGGAGAGCATACGGAACCGGCTTTTGTCATCACCAAGCCTTTCGAACCGATGACACTCGCCATTACGACCTATCAGGCGGTGACAGGTGGTGTATCATTGGGTTGA
- a CDS encoding sigma-70 family RNA polymerase sigma factor, translated as MKPAPEPGEEENQASLSDAGQQHGAAELRVQIATLLPELRGYARFLARDRHAADDLVQDAVLRALGALDQFQPDTSLRAWIFTILRNVFYEQARHLRTERRVLEDVGQAGEGMGDAFNITEQDQRQDLKDIEKLIWSLSPLLREALMLIGAHGMEYEEAARICGVSAGTMKVRVSRARRILSQAAEYEGSEDN; from the coding sequence TTGAAACCTGCTCCAGAACCGGGGGAGGAGGAGAATCAGGCGTCGCTGTCGGATGCTGGCCAACAGCATGGCGCGGCTGAACTCCGCGTGCAAATCGCAACCTTATTGCCGGAGCTGCGTGGCTATGCGCGTTTTCTGGCCAGGGACCGTCATGCCGCGGATGATCTGGTGCAGGATGCTGTCCTGCGGGCGCTGGGTGCGCTTGATCAGTTTCAGCCTGATACCAGCCTGAGAGCATGGATTTTCACTATTCTGCGGAATGTTTTTTACGAGCAGGCGCGCCACCTCAGGACAGAGCGCAGGGTGCTGGAAGATGTCGGGCAGGCTGGAGAGGGCATGGGAGATGCCTTTAATATAACGGAACAGGATCAGCGTCAGGATCTGAAAGATATCGAAAAGCTGATCTGGTCGTTATCCCCACTGCTGCGGGAAGCATTGATGCTGATCGGGGCCCATGGAATGGAGTATGAGGAAGCCGCCAGAATCTGTGGAGTTTCGGCCGGGACCATGAAGGTGCGTGTCTCTCGTGCTAGGCGGATTTTGAGCCAGGCGGCAGAATATGAGGGTAGTGAGGATAATTAA
- a CDS encoding sigma-70 family RNA polymerase sigma factor, which yields MATESFHDQVIAILPKLRVQALFLTRNRAVAEDLVQDAVCNALSASESFVPGTNFAAWMHRILRNRFISNLRKRRDITDIDDVPASFFATDAAHEDRLALKELGKAMERLPVDQREALVMVVIHGMSYEDLAEATGCAVGTAKSRVFRARRQLEAWLMGEDRIEAARDGKVSRIATKKTAAAQHDLRGLQAQ from the coding sequence ATGGCGACCGAGAGCTTCCACGATCAGGTGATAGCTATTCTGCCGAAACTGCGGGTTCAGGCATTGTTTCTGACCAGGAATCGGGCAGTGGCTGAGGATCTGGTGCAGGATGCGGTTTGTAATGCACTGTCCGCCAGCGAGAGCTTCGTTCCAGGAACCAATTTTGCAGCCTGGATGCACCGGATCCTGCGCAACCGGTTTATTTCCAATCTACGCAAACGCCGCGATATCACTGATATTGATGATGTGCCGGCGTCATTTTTTGCAACAGACGCAGCCCATGAGGACCGTCTGGCGCTGAAGGAGCTTGGTAAGGCAATGGAACGCCTTCCGGTTGATCAGCGGGAGGCGCTTGTCATGGTTGTCATCCATGGCATGAGCTATGAAGACCTCGCCGAGGCAACCGGCTGCGCTGTGGGCACCGCTAAAAGTCGCGTTTTCCGGGCTCGCCGCCAGCTGGAAGCCTGGCTGATGGGTGAAGACCGCATCGAAGCCGCCCGCGACGGGAAAGTATCCCGTATCGCGACGAAAAAGACGGCCGCGGCACAACATGATTTGCGTGGTTTACAGGCACAATGA
- a CDS encoding sensor histidine kinase, protein MADQTGFLLGLSEEKNELAAYRAFMSRVGEFLLLVLCGLLAVWIATDLSVTRPLRRFTHRVMQWRTMAIEDASKDVSLPSELRALSDTFDQAVIAVRQRENELTTVHKQQELLMMEIHHRVKNNLQIIASLLNLQSSRIRLPQAKAEFQSARDRVRALATLHRHLYTQGELQAINMRSFLNELCEQLFQAFGEVPGERIILHIEAPEVRMTSDQAVPLALIVTEVVSNAVKYAFPDQRKGSVMVRLTVENDDVCLVIQDDGVGLNTAPIKAEADMRDGLGRQLIKGFSRQLGAALDVSADNGTRYELRVRLRNHGRRPSASEEADLSVEDDESQG, encoded by the coding sequence TTGGCAGATCAAACCGGTTTTCTGCTCGGTCTGTCAGAGGAAAAAAATGAATTGGCCGCCTATCGGGCTTTCATGTCACGAGTAGGAGAATTTCTGCTGCTGGTGCTGTGTGGTCTGCTGGCTGTCTGGATTGCCACCGATCTGAGCGTTACCAGGCCCCTGCGACGGTTCACACATCGCGTGATGCAATGGCGCACCATGGCTATCGAGGATGCCAGCAAAGATGTTTCGCTTCCTTCTGAGCTCCGTGCCTTGTCGGACACATTTGATCAGGCGGTGATCGCCGTCAGACAAAGGGAAAATGAGCTGACCACAGTTCATAAACAGCAGGAATTGCTGATGATGGAAATTCATCATCGGGTCAAAAATAACCTGCAAATCATTGCCTCCCTGCTTAATCTCCAGTCATCCCGCATTCGCCTGCCACAGGCGAAGGCGGAGTTTCAATCGGCGCGTGATCGCGTAAGGGCGCTCGCGACATTACACCGGCATCTTTATACGCAGGGAGAATTACAGGCGATCAATATGCGCAGCTTCCTGAATGAGCTGTGCGAGCAGCTGTTTCAGGCATTCGGGGAAGTGCCGGGTGAGCGCATCATCCTGCATATCGAGGCGCCGGAAGTGCGTATGACCAGTGATCAGGCTGTGCCTCTGGCCCTGATTGTCACTGAAGTTGTCAGCAATGCGGTCAAATATGCTTTTCCTGACCAGCGGAAAGGGAGCGTGATGGTGCGTCTGACAGTCGAGAATGACGATGTCTGTCTGGTCATTCAGGATGATGGGGTTGGCCTCAACACTGCACCCATCAAAGCGGAGGCAGACATGCGCGATGGGCTGGGACGACAGTTGATAAAGGGTTTTTCCCGTCAGCTTGGTGCTGCTCTGGATGTCTCGGCAGACAACGGCACACGCTACGAGTTGCGGGTCAGGCTACGCAATCACGGGCGCAGGCCCTCTGCCTCGGAAGAGGCTGATCTGTCGGTAGAGGATGATGAGAGCCAAGGCTAA
- the panC gene encoding pantoate--beta-alanine ligase, with protein MHLARTLPALQQAVHELRHAGKRIAFVPTMGALHEGHQSLVRAAIAQNYAVVTSVFVNPTQFGPSEDLARYPRDEEGDVAILERTGCSVAWLPDVDTMYPPGDATGFVMSGPALGWEGARRPGHFNGVAQVVTKLFGQVRPDAAFFGEKDWQQLQVIRRLTADLLLPVAIHGVPTQREDDGLAMSSRNRFLSPAQRALAPLLFRTLLQAGHDLSSFPEAEKICQKAITALNGQGFEVDYFALIEGSTLSSIATLPEGHDWRLITAARLGSVRLLDNLGQAELERFRA; from the coding sequence ATGCATCTTGCCCGCACCCTGCCCGCCTTGCAGCAGGCTGTCCATGAGTTGCGCCATGCCGGAAAACGCATCGCTTTCGTGCCAACCATGGGGGCGCTCCATGAAGGCCATCAATCACTGGTCCGGGCCGCAATCGCGCAGAATTATGCGGTTGTCACCTCCGTCTTTGTAAATCCGACACAGTTCGGACCATCAGAGGATCTGGCACGCTATCCCCGCGATGAGGAAGGCGATGTGGCCATACTGGAGCGCACGGGCTGCTCGGTCGCATGGCTGCCGGATGTGGACACCATGTACCCGCCCGGAGATGCGACCGGTTTTGTCATGAGCGGCCCTGCTTTGGGATGGGAAGGTGCCAGACGCCCCGGCCATTTCAACGGGGTCGCGCAAGTTGTCACGAAGCTGTTCGGTCAGGTGCGCCCGGACGCCGCTTTTTTCGGCGAAAAAGACTGGCAGCAATTACAGGTGATCCGTCGCCTGACCGCTGATCTTCTGCTGCCGGTTGCGATCCATGGCGTACCGACACAGCGGGAAGATGATGGGCTGGCCATGTCATCGCGCAACCGCTTTCTTTCTCCTGCACAACGCGCACTTGCCCCCTTGCTGTTCAGGACATTGTTGCAGGCAGGCCATGACTTATCCTCCTTCCCTGAAGCAGAGAAAATCTGCCAGAAGGCCATTACGGCGCTGAACGGACAGGGCTTCGAGGTCGATTATTTTGCCCTGATTGAGGGAAGCACCCTCTCTTCCATCGCCACTTTGCCGGAGGGACATGACTGGCGGCTGATCACCGCTGCGCGTCTTGGCTCCGTCCGGCTGCTGGACAATCTCGGTCAGGCTGAACTGGAGCGCTTCAGGGCTTAG
- a CDS encoding tyrosine-protein phosphatase, translating to MYAHQQVGTLPRQVSVEAAHNFRDLGGWSTRLGGKVRFGRVFRSAAIPADRDNVAPQIAALNLKAVCDFRSEKESAVSDSVFTHLPGVTVHRLPIEPAVGGSIIELLTRGAQTGEDISHLLRRAYIAYALEWGPSYRGMFDLLLQNDIPLLLHCSIGKDRTGFGAALILRAVGVRWDDILEDYLATNQLWEPDQQLLDRVPRHARATLLNAHEEMLHAAFEAIRLEYGSIERYFERALGLTALSREKLCDLLVS from the coding sequence ATGTACGCACACCAACAGGTCGGCACACTTCCGCGTCAGGTGAGCGTGGAAGCAGCCCATAATTTTCGTGATCTGGGAGGATGGTCGACCCGCCTGGGCGGGAAAGTCCGTTTCGGACGCGTCTTCCGCTCAGCCGCCATTCCCGCCGATCGGGACAATGTTGCCCCCCAGATCGCGGCGCTGAACCTGAAAGCTGTCTGCGACTTCCGCAGCGAGAAAGAAAGCGCGGTCTCCGATTCGGTTTTTACACACCTGCCAGGTGTTACCGTGCATCGCCTGCCCATCGAACCGGCCGTCGGAGGGTCGATTATCGAGCTTCTGACGCGCGGGGCACAGACAGGCGAGGATATCAGCCACCTTCTGCGCCGGGCCTATATCGCCTACGCGCTGGAATGGGGCCCCAGCTATCGCGGCATGTTCGACCTGCTGTTGCAGAATGATATTCCCCTGCTGCTTCATTGCAGCATCGGCAAGGACCGCACCGGCTTTGGCGCCGCGCTGATCCTCCGCGCTGTCGGGGTCCGCTGGGACGATATTCTGGAAGATTACCTCGCCACCAACCAGCTATGGGAGCCTGACCAGCAATTACTGGACCGTGTTCCACGTCATGCCCGCGCCACCCTTCTCAACGCCCATGAAGAGATGCTGCACGCCGCTTTCGAGGCCATTCGTCTGGAATATGGCTCTATCGAGCGATATTTCGAGCGTGCGCTGGGCCTGACCGCCCTCAGCCGCGAAAAACTCTGCGATCTTCTGGTTTCCTGA